CCGGCGACTGGGACGCCATCGCCACACAGATCAACGCCCACGGCGGCGCTTTGCTACCCAGGCTGCTCACGGCCACCGAGGCGGCGCGCCTCCGCAGGCTCTACACCCAGGACGACCTGTTCCGCAAGACCGTCGACATGGAGCGCCACCGCTATGGCACCGGCGAATACCGCTACTTTCGACGGCCCTACCCGGAGCCGCTCGAGCAGCTCAAGCACGCTTTGTATCCGCGGCTGCTGACCATCGCCCGGGACTGGTGGGCCAAACTGGGCCGAGACAGCCCCTGGCCGGACACCTTGGACGAATGGCTACAGATGTGCCATGCCGCCGGCCAGACCAAGCCCACCGCGCTGCTGTTGCGATATCGCACTGGGGATTGGAACGCCCTGCACCGTGACCTCTACGGCGACTTGGTGTTTCCGCTTCAGGTGGTGATCAATCTCAGCGACCCCGCCACCGATTACGCCGGCGGCGAGTTCCTCCTGGTCGAGCAGCGGCTCCGAGCCCAATCCCGGGGCACCGCAACGCAATTGCCGCAAGGGTATGGGTACGCATTCACCACTCGGGACCGCCCGGTGCCGTCGGCTCGCGGGTGGTCGGCCGCACCGGTACGGCACGGTATCTCGGTCGTGCATTCGGGAGAACGCTACGCGTTGGGGCTGATCTTTCACGACGCCGCCTGAAACCGCCGGGTTCAGCCGACCGCGCGCGTGCGGTCCGTCGAGCGTGGCCGACCCTGCAACGGTGGGGCGATCCACCGCGGTCACCACAGTTTTGAATTTTTCTTCAGAACCTCTTGACTGATGATAGCTTCTTGACTGAAGATATCGTCAGTTTCCTAATTCTGGAGGATGCCTGGTGACGTACGATCTGGCCGCCCACAACAACTTGCACAGCGGGCATGGCGCTCGCGCCGAAGAGCATCCCGGACGCTCGCGCAACCCGGTGATCAAGGTTCACGACATCGCCTGGCTGGAGTTCGAGAAGCCCGACCTGGACCGCGCCGGGGCGTTCGCCCAGGCGTTCGGCTTCGCCGTCTCCGCGCGCACCCCCGACGAGTTGCAGCTGCGTGGGGCCGACGCGGGATCGCCGTGCATCCTCATCCGGCGCGGCCACCGGTCCCGACTGGTCGGCGCGGCATTCACCACCCAGGACAAAGACGACCTGCTGCGACTGTCCGACGCAACCGGACGGAACCTCCAACGACTGCCCCAGGCGCTCGGCGGCATCTCCGTCAACCTGACCGATCCGGGCGGGCTCACGGTCCGTGTGGTGGCGGGGACCCACCAGTTGGAACCGCTGCCGTCGCAGCCGCCGCACACCTTCAACGCCGGACACGAAGTGCAGCGCATCAACGCCACCCAACGGCCGCCGCGGCGACCAGCCACCGTGCAACGGCTCGGGCACCTGGTCCTGCAGACCACCACCTACCTGCAGACACTCAACTGGTACCTCGACACGCTGGGCATGATCGTCAGCGACTTCCTGTACTACCCGGGTCAACGCGAGCGGGGCCCGACCATGAGCTTCATCCGCTGCGATCGCGGCCTGGCCCCCACCGACCACCACACCCTGGCGCTCGCGTTGGGTCCGGCCAATCGCTATGTGCATTCGGCCTATCAGGTCTGCGACCTGGATTCGTTGGCCGCCGGCGGGCAATACCTGTCCGACTGCGGGTATCGCCGGTCGTGGGGAATCGGCCGCCACATCCAGGGCAGCCAGCTCTTCGACTACTGGCGCGACCCGGACGGGCTGCTCGTCGAGCACTTCACCGACGGAGACATGTTCGACTGCACGCTCGAACCCGGCTGGGCGCCGTTCGCGGCTTCGGGCCTTGCCCAATGGGGCCCGCGCGCGACCAAAGACTTCCTCGGTGCCGACCTCAAATCCCTACCGCGAGAAGCGCTGTCGATGCTCCGCGGCTTGCGCGCCGACAACGAATTCGATTCCCGCCGCCTGATGGGCCTGATCAAAGCGGCCAACTCATGAGCGTCACCATCCTTCGCACCGCAGACGCCTGGTGGGTGCAAACGGCCGACGGCGCACGCAAAGTCGATACCGCCGCGGTAAGCACCGGCGAGTTGTTGGCCGACCGCGCCGCCATCGACGCCGCAGCGACCGGCGGTGAGGTGATACCGATGGACGGCCTGCGACTCATGTCGCCGGTGACGACGCCCTGCCGGGTGGTGGCGCAGATGACCAACTTCGCCTCACACGTCAAAGACTCCGGTATGGACCCGAATTCGACGCCGCTGACCTTCTTCCGAAAGGCGTCGGGTTCGATCAGCGGCCCGTTCGACGACATCGTCAAACCCGGGCACGTCCGGTTCTTGGATTACGAGGTCGAGATCGGGTTGGTCATCGGACGGGAGTTGCCCGTCGGCGCCACCGTCACCGCCGCCAACTGGACCGACTATGTCGCCGGCCTGGTGGTGACCAACGACGTGTCGGCGCGCGACATCCAGCTCCCTAAAACACAGTTCTACGAAGCAAAGTCGTATCCGACGTTCACCCCGGTCGGCCCCGCGCTGGTGCTGCTGGATGCCGGCGAGCTGGGGCGCTTGGGCGAGCTGCGGCTGCGGCTGCGGGTCAACGGCGAACTGCGCCAGGACATGCGGGTGGCCGGCGACATGATCTACTCGCCACTGCAAGCCCTACAGGGGTTGGCGCGGTTTCAGCATCTGCAGCCCGGAGATCTCGTGCTGACCGGGACCCCGGTGGGCACTGCGCTCAGCGCTCCGGCGAAACCCGTCCAGATCGTCAGTTCGCTATTGCCGCCCGCGGTCAAGTGGAAAGCCTTCTTCAAGAGCCAGCTCCGCAACGCCAAGTACCTGCACGACGGCGACGTCGTCGAGGCCACCGTCGGCACCGACGACGGCGCGATCGACCTTGGCGCCCAACGCACGGTGGTGCGGTACAAGTGATCACTCCGCCCGGATCCGTGCCAGTCGTCATCGTCGGCGCCGGGCCGACCGGCGTCACCGCGGCCACCCTGCTGGCCCAATACGGCATGCCCTCCCTGCTGCTGGACAGGTGGGAAAGTGTCTATCCGCAACCGCGGGCGGTACACCTGGACGACGAGATCAGGCGGATCATCACCTGGCTGGGCATCGGTGACGAGTTCGCCGCGATCTCGCGCCCGGCCCTGGGGCTGCGGCTGGTCGACCCGGATCTGCGGACACTGGCTCAGTTTCACCGAGATCCGGCCCACAGCGCGCACGGCTGCGCGCAAGCCAACATGTTCGACCAGCCCGAGCTGGAAGAACTCCTGCGGGCAAACCTCAAGAAGCACAGCCGTGTTGCGTTTCGCGGCAACGCCGAAGTCACCGAGGTCAGCCAGCGGGAGCCCGGCCGGGTGCGCCTCAGATACACCGATCGGGTCAGCGGCGAGCAGCACGTCGTCGACACCGGTTACGTCCTGGGTTGCGACGGCGCCAACAGCGTCGTGCGCTCCTCGATCGGTGGCGTGCTGCGTAGCCTCCGGTTCGAGCAGCGCTGGCTGGTCGTCGATGTGGCGACCGACTCCGCGATCGACCGGTGGGACGGGGTGTACCAAGTCTGCGACCCCTACCGGGCGGCCACCTACATGCGTATCGGTGAAAGCCGCTACCGCTGGGAATTTCAGCTGCGGGACAACGAAACAGCAGCCGGCTTCGCCACGATGACGAGCCTGTATCCACTGCTTGCCCCGTGGGTCAACGGAGTGCCGGCCGATGAGCTGTCCGTGGTGCGGGTGGCCGAATACACGTTTCGGGCAGCCGTGGCCGACACCTGGCGCCAGGGGAACGTCTTTCTGCTCGGCGACGCCGCTCATCTGACACCGCCGTTCATCGGCCAGGGCATGGGCGCCGGCATCCGTGATGCGGCGAACCTGGCCTGGAAGCTGGCCGGCGTGCTGACCGGGAACCTTCCCGCCACCGTTCTCGACACCTACGAGCAGGAGCGAAAGCCGCACGCCCGCGCCATGATCGGACTCGCCTTGACTGTGGGTTGGTCCATGACGGCCGGCGGCAGGTTCGGCAACGCTGTGCGCGGCGCCGTGGTGCCTCGGCTGCATTTCGTCCCCGGGATGCGGTCACGGTTAACCAACAGCCGAACACCGGCATTGCACCGCAGCGCCTTGGTGCACAAGACGTTTGGCGGCTGGCGGCGCGCAGGAGCGTTGTGCCCCAACGCAATTCTTCCTACGGGTGAACGACTCGACGCGGTGCTGGGACGAGGCTTCGCGCTCATCACCACCGAGACACCCAATTCTGGTCAGCGCGAACAACTCCGTCGCCGCGGGGCCGTGGTAATCGACGCGGCGCCGGGCAGCGAACTTGCTCACTGGCTGCAGCGCGGCGCGGTGACGGCGGCCGTCATCCGGCCCGACCGCACCGTGTTGCGTGCCGGGCGCCGACTGGCCGGCCTCTGCGCTGCGGTGCCCCGATTTGTGTTGCCCGGCAACGGCGATAGCGCCGAATACGAGAGGAGATGACGATGCGCAACGATCCGCGTGGTGTCGTGCTGGCGTGCTGCGGCGCGTTGGTGGTGGTCATGTCGGCGGTCGCCGGCGTCAACGTGGCGCTGCCCGACATCGCGTTGGACCAAGGGGCCAGCGCGACCGATCTGACCTGGATCGCCGACGCCTACACGGTGGCGCTGGCGGCGCTGGTGCTGCCGGCGGGAGCGATCGGTGATGACTTCGGCCGGCGGCGCACCCTGATCGGCGGCACCGTGCTGTTCGGGCTGGCCAACGTGCTGGCAGCCGCCGCCGGCTCACCCCACACGATCATCATCGCCCGGGTGATCATGGGTATCGGCGCGGCGCTGATCATGCCGAGCACGCTGTCGACGATCACTGCGGTCGTGCATCCCGACCATAAAGGCCGCGCCGTCGGCATCTGGGCCGGATTCGCCAGTGCGGGATCGATTATGGGGCTGCTGATCAGTGGCCTGTTGCTCGAGCACTACTCATGGCGTTCCACCTTCATCGGCACCGCCGCAATGGCCGCGGTGTCGCTGCTGGTCACGGTGGCGCTGGTGCCCAGCACCAAGAGCGCGGAGGAACCCGCGCCCGACTTCCCCGGGGCCGGTTTGAGCGCGATCGGGATCGGTGCGCTGGTGTACGGCATCATCGAAGGCGCCGACCATGGCTGGACCCATTCCACGGTGGTTGTCGCTTTCGTCGCGGCGGTGTCGGCGATGACCCTGTTCGTCGTCCACGAGCTGCGCGTCGCGCGCCCGATGCTGGATCCGCGCCTGTTCGCCGATGGCGGCTTCAGTTCCGGAACGGCGGCGCTGATCATCCAATTCCTGGGCACCTTCGGCTTCTTCTACGTCGGGCTGCAATACCTCCAGCTGATGCTCGGCTATGGGCCTTTGAAATCTTCCCTGGCGATGCTGCCGATGGCCGCGGTCGTCCTTCCTGTTTCCGCGATCGCACCGAAACTGGGTGAACGCCTTGGCAATCGGCTGGTAATCGCCGCTGGGCTGGCGTGCATGGTTGCCGGCTTCGCCCTGCTGGCCCGCCTCGGCACCGCCTCTACCTACACCGATCTGCTGATCGGCATGCTGGTCTTCAGCGGTGGCCTGGCATTGTCGGCCACCCCGGCGACCAACACCATCGTGGACTCGCTGCCGCCGGACAAACAAGGCGTCGCCTCGGCGATGAACGACGTCACTCGCGAACTGGGCGCTGCGCTGGGCATCGCGCTGCTGGGCTCGCTGTTCAGCGCCGGTTACCGCAACCACCTCAGGCTGCCGGCGGCGGTGCCGACGCAAGCGGCCGGCACCATCCGCGAATCACCCGCGGCGGGCATGCACGTCGCCGCCGACCCGCAACTGGGCACGCTGGGCCCCAGCGTCAACGACGCTGTCCGCGATGCCTTCGTCACCGGCCTGTCGCACGCCTTCACCGCAGGCGCCGTCATCACCGGTCTGACACTCGTTCTGCTGCTGGTGTTCCCGCTGCCGCGACGCGGACGGCACCGCAAGGCGCGGCGCCTGCCGGCGCCGCCGAGCCCGTCGTGGTGGCTGCCGCTCGTGCGGGGCCAGCTGCCAAGCCTTGCGAAGTCGGCCAAGTCGACCGCGCCAGCACGGCAACACAATTGATGTCGGCCCCGATCGGCCCGGCGGACACGCCTGTGCCGTCTTCACGAAAGCGACAACAATGACAGCACCGGTTGACTTGTCCTACACCGAACCGCCGCAACGCGTGATGGAAAACCTCGACGGCGGGCTGGCGCACGCCGCTCGGTCCGCCGAGGAGATCGTGGCCGGGTTGCCCGACACGTCTGCCCGGGCTCACCGCGACGGTGACGTCGAGCACCTCGGCGCCGTAACGGCCGCGCACCGGTTCGTCGACGCACCGGGCGACAGCGAAACCGTCAGATGGCACTTCGTGGAATGCGGCGCCCGTTCGGACCCCACGGTGGTTTTCCTGCATGGGCTGCCCGACTCCTGGTGGCAGTGGCACTATGCGCTGGAAGGCCTCGCCCGGCGCTATCACTGCCTGGCCGTGGATCTCAAGGGTTACGGCCAATCCGACAAGCGCAGCGGTGATTACCGGCAGGCCGGCGTCGCGGCGCAGCTCGGCGCGCTCCTCGATGAACTCGGTATCGGCGAATTCATCCTGATCACCCATGACCGCGGCAGCCCGGTCGGTGATCACCTGGTCGCGGCAATGGGTGCACGGGTGCGGGGATACGGTCGTGGCCAGCAACATCTTTGGCATCTGCACCCGCGACTGCATCCCCAGGAACAGCTGATGCAGTCGGCGGAGGCGCCGGCGATGCTGCGCGAGGCCCGACGGTTCGTGACGACCGTCTATACGTGGCTCACCGAGCGGCCCGTGGCCCGCGAAGACCTGATCCGCACCATCGAGGAGTTCAGCCACCCGGGGATCGCCACCGCGGTACCCCGCTACTTCCACTCGTCGTCGTTTCGGCAGGAGTGGGTGGATCGGCGGACCCGGCTCATCCGGGCCTGGGCGGCTCCGGTGCTGCTGCTGCAGGGCGCTCATGATCCACTGCAGCCACGCGAGTTCTACGGCGAGCCAGAGCTTTTGGCGATGCTGCCGCCGGGCAGCGACGTGCACCTGTTCGACACCGGTCACTTCTGGCCATTCGAGGCGCCTCGGGCGACGGTTGGCGTGCTCACCGAATTCTGCGACCGCGTGGCCCGCCGGTAAGCAGCGGCACGCCGGGATGGTGCCGGGCCGCTTCCCGGATGCGACCGCCTGCCGCTCAGACCACCGGGCTCGCGCCGTCGTCCAGAAAGGGCAACGGCCGCAGGCAAAGCCGATGCGCCTCGTCGGCGGGCATGCCGAACAGCCGCAGTAGGTTTTCGGCGACTTCGTCGGTGGCTTGGGCGGCGTCGCGCTCGGGCTGATCGCACAACAGTTGACCGAGTCCCAACAGCGCGCCGGCGGCAACCGCCATCGCCAGTTCCGGGTCTTCCACGTCGAACCGGCCGGCCGCCGCGGCCGCGGCGATATCCCTCTTGCTGCGCGGCGCCAGGCCACGGTCCGAGGTAATCAATTCCAGCCCGTGGGAGAGCACGACGCCGCTCTCCTCCGGGCGCCGGCGAAACATTCGGCCGGTCAGCCGGAAGCTGCGCGCGAAGGTCTCCGCGGGATCCTCGGACGCATCTGTGATGGCGTCCAACAACGCCCCGTGCGCGTCGAGCACCTCGTTGACCGCCGCCTGAAACAGTTCTTCCTTGCTGTCGAAGTGGTTGTAGAACGACCCGACGCCGACGTCGGCGGCGTGGCTGATGTCCTGCACCGGGACGTTGACCTTGCCGGCGGCGATGAATCGTTGTGCGGCTTTGATCAGGGCGGCTCGGGTGCGTTGCTTTCGACGTTCCTGACGGTTGGCCGGCCTGTCGGAATCGTCCACGCAGCTTCTCCTCGTCCCACGCCGATACGGCTTTTGCCTCAATACCTCAATATTGACGATACACTCAGAATATCGTGGGAGCGGATGTGTTGCGGCCGTCGCGGCGCTGCTCGTGGTCGTTCACGGCGGCCGGAATTTACCCGCTGGCCGGCATCCGAGTCGAGTCCGTTCCGAATCAGCTTGGCGGGCCGAAGCAGACCACGCTGCGTGCGCCTCGCCCGGCGGTCATGTCGGCAAAGGCCGCTTCGACGTCGTCGATGCCGATGCGTCGGGTCACCAGCGCCTCGATGTCGAGCCGGCCGCGCAGTGCTAGCTCGGCGAGCACCGGGATATCACGGGCCGGGTCGCTGGCGCCGTAGACGCTTCCTTGGATCTTCTTGCCGTCGGCCATCAGCATCAGTGCGGGCAACGTCACCGATTCGGTGAACCCGGCGGCACCCACCAGCGTGACGGCTCCGCCGCGCCGGGTGGCGTCGAAGGCGGCGCGAATCGTCGCCGGCTTGCCGACAACCTCGATCCCGTGGTCGACGCCGGAGCCGCCGGTAAGGTCGCGGACTGCGCCGACGAGGTCGGCCTGACCGACGTCGACCGTGTCGGTCGCGCCGCTGGCGGTTGCGGCCGGAAGTTGGGCAGCGTTGCGGTCGGCAGCGATGATCCGCGCCGCCCCGGCCAGCCGGGCTCCCTGGATCGCGGCCAGGCCCACCCCGCCGCACCCGATGACCAGCACACTGTCCCCGGGGCGGACCGCTGCGGTGCGCAGCACCGCTCCGACTCCGGTGGTGACCCCACAACCGAGCAGCGCGGCGTGGTCCAGGGGCAGTGATCGGTCGACCGGCACGACGGCGGCGGCCGGCAGCAGGGTCTCTTCGGCCAGCGTCCCGGCGCCCATCTCCGGCCACACCGGGCCGGTCGGACTTTCGGCATACGGCCCGCCGAAGGCGTGCTGGAGGCCGTGTGAGCACAGTTGGGTTTCGCCGCGCAGACAGTGCGGGCAGCGCCGGCAGGGCACGTTCCACGTCAGCACCACATGGTCGCCCGGGCTGACGGTGGTGACGGCGTCGCCCACCTCGGTGACGATCCCGGCGCCCTCATGACCCAGCGTGCAGGGCAGCAGCGCCGGCATGGAGCCGTCGCACACCGACAGGTCGGTGTGGCACACACCGCTGGCCTGAAGTCGCACCCGCACTTCGTGGTCGCCGATCCGCCGCAGCGCGAGTTCCTCCACCTGCGTCGGCCGCCCGGCCTCGCGCAGCACCACCGCCCTCATGGGAGGGAACCTGTGATCGGTGTCATAGCGACTTACGATGGCGAGATAACCGCACCGGGTCAAGGTTGCCTCGGGCGTCAGGTAAGGAGAGCGGCCCAAGATGAGCGAGACGCGATCAACGGTGATCACGCACGACAGCCACGTTGCCGGCGAGGGGCCGGTCTTGACGATCGGCGGGGAACCGCAGCCGGGCGCCGCGGGGACTTACCCGGTACACAATCCGGCCCGGCCGGCCGAGATCGTCGGCCACGCGCCCGCCGCAGACCGGGCCCAGCTCGACGCCGCGGTGTCGGCGGCGCGGCGGGCAGCGCCGGCGTGGCGAGCGCTCGGCGTCGCCGAGCGGGTCGCCGCGCTCACGTCCGCGGCGACCACGGCCGCACAACAGCTGGCCGCGCGGGACGGCGCGCGGCTGTACACCCGTGAACACGGAAAAGTCCTCGGTGAGGCCAACTTTGAGATCAGCACCGGCCCGGGCCTGGCGGCGCTGATCGGGTCGATGGCCGCGGCGGCGCTGGCACCGGAGCAACTCGACCCGCGGTCGGCGTACCCGCGCCTGCAGCGGGAGCCGTTCGGCGTGGCCGCGCTGGTGCTGCCGTTCAACTGGCCACTGGCGCTGACGATGACGAAACTGACGTCGGCCCTGACGGCGGGTAACACCGCCGTCGTCAAGGTGCCGCCGACGTGTCCGCTCGCGGCGCTGGAACTCGCAGGGGCACTGGCCGCGGCGCTGCCGCCGGGCGTGGTGAACGTGCTCGCGGGCCCGGGCAGTGATCTTGCCCAGGCTTTGGTCACCCACCCCGGCATCGACCTCATCTCACTGACCGGCGGCGTGGCCACCGGCCGCGCGGTCATGGCCGCAGCGGCGGTGCGGCTGACTCCGGTGTTGCTGGAGCTGGGCGGCAACGACGCGGCGATCATCGCCCCCGACCTCGCGGTCAGCGACGAGCTGGTGGAGCGGCTGGTGACGGCGACCTATACCACCGGCGGTCAGGTCTGTATGGCGATCAAGCGGCTCTACGCTCCGGTGGACCGTGCGGGTGAGCTGGCCGAGGCGGTGCTGGCCCGCTGCGAGCGGGAGGTGGTCGGCGACGGCCTCGCCGAGGAGACGACGCTGGGCCCGCTGCACACCGCGGCGGGGCGCAACCGGGTGACCGCGCTCGTCGGCGACGCCGAGGCGCGCGGCGCGTCGGTGCGGACCGCGGGACGGATCCGCGAGGCCGATGCCGACGCGGCGGGATACTTCGTACTGCCGACCGTGGTCACCGATCTGGTCCCCGACTCGGCGCTGGCCACCCAGGAGCAGTTCGGCCCGGTGTTGCCGATCTTCGGTTACGACGACCTCGACGACGCGGTAACCGCAGCCAACGCAACCGAGTTCGGTCTGACCGCGTCGGTGTGGACGGGCGACGATGCGCTCGCGGACCGGGTGGCGTCGCAGCTGGTGGCGGGCACGGTCAGCGTCAACTGCCACGGCCTGGCCGCCCAGGACCCGCGGCTGCCGTTCGGCGGCTGCGGCCAGTCGGGCATTGGCCGCGAATTCGGCATCGAGGGGATCCGCGCGTTCACTCAGGCTCGAGCATTCGTCCGGCACCCGGTGCCGCGCTAACCGAAGCGCTTGGGAGACTATGGATTTGGGGCTCAGCGATAGCGGTCACGCGGCGGTTTGAGAGCCTTGGCCCACGCGATATGCCCTTCGAAGCCCAGTGATGTCGCCAGGTCGCGGTAGCGATCCCGCAGGTCGCGGAAGCGAACCCGATCACCCCACGCCCGCGCCAGCAGTGCACGCAACCGCAGCAGGTTGATTTCACGCGATTTCAAACCGCTGTCGCTCGGCGCGGCCGCCAACCTGTCGACGGCTTCGGCGGCTTCTGATAGGTCGCCCGGGTCGCCTGGTGGGGCGCCGGCCAACAGTGTCTCCACCAAAGCGCCGGTAGCCGTACCGAAATGCCCTAGCTTTCGCGCTGAAACAGCTCGTCGCCGGCTGCACGCAGTCGCGGTAGGGCGCCGTCGCGATCACCTCGATCACGTTCTGTGACCAGCCCCGGGGCGGCCGGGCAGGCACGAACAGCGTGATCCTCCAACGCCGCCGGCGCGCCGAACACGGCGCGGGCAGCGGTGTCGTCGACCGGTGAGCCGCAATTGTGGCAAAAGCGGGCATTGGCCAAAGGCTCGGTGCCACACGTTCGGCATGCCGTCATGGTCGTCATCCGACTCTCCGCTTATCCCGGCCCCAGCATTCGCAGTGGTCCCCGAAGGACCCTCAAAGGATATGCCGCGGACAGTCCGGTTTGCTGCTGTTGTCACCGCCAGTACCGGGCCGCAGCTCGACGGCAGTATTCCCGTGTCACCGGTTCACCTGTACGCCAAGGTGTTTACGGTCGTTCAGGGCTACGCGAGTACAGTAATTCGATGGCTGTCGCCCCGTCCAGTGAGCGGATGATCGCCGGCGTCGCCACCGCGGCCGTCTCGCTTGGAGTGGCCCAGCTGGTGGGCATCCCGTTCGGTGCACGAGCCGATGCGCGTACCGCGATCGGTTCGACGGTCGTCGACCTGACGCCGGGGCCGGTCAAAGAGTGGGCGATTGCGACCCTGGGCGCTCTGGACAAACTCTTCCTGGCCGTCGTCGTGCTCGTGGTGATCGCCACGATCGCCGCAATTGCCGGGACCCTCGAGACGCAGCGCCGACCGCTGGGCAGCGCGGTGATCGCCGCGGCGGGCGTCCTCGGCTGCGTCGCGGTGCTGTCTCGGCAAGGTACGTCAGCACTGGACACGATCCCCACCGTCGCCGGCGCCGCCTGCGGCGTGGCGACCCTGCGCTTGCTCGCCCGTCGGTTCGGGCCCGGCCCGGAAAAACCGGACCAGCCCGATGCCGGCCGGCGCAGCTTGGTCGTATTCGGATTCCTCGGATTCGGAGTAGTCACTGGCGTGGTGGGTGCGGTCATCACGCGGTTGGTGCACTCGGTGGCCGCCGACCGCAACAGCTTCGCGCTCCCCCGACCGCGAACACCGGCGCCGCCCATACCTGCCGATGTGCAACCGAATGGCGTTGCGCTACCGAACTTTGTCACCGCGAGCGCCGACTTCTACCGGGTGGACACCGCGCTGAGCGTTCCCCAACTCAGCCACGGCGACTGGCGGCTGCACATCCACGGCATGGTGGACCGCGAAACCACTTACAGCTTCGCCGACCTCGCCCGCTTCGACGTCGTCGAGACGGTGACGACACTGACATGTGTGTCGAATCCCGTTGGAGGCAAACTGATTTCGACGGGCATCTGGACCGGATACCGGTTGGCCGATCTGCTGGCCGCGGCCGGTGTGCACGCCGACGCCGACATGGTGCTCTCAACCTCTATCGACGGGTTCACCGCCGGCACGCCGGTGGCGGCGCTTACCGATGGCCGCGCCGCGCTACTGGCGGTCGGCCTCAATGGTCAGCCGCTGCCGATCGAGCATGGCTACCCGGCGCGGCTGGTGGTACCTGGCCTCTACGGGTATGTGTCGGCCACCAAATGGGTCGTCGACATGGAGCTGACCCGCTTCGACAGAGCCAAGGCGTACTGGACGCGGCACGGCTGGGCGGCGCGGGCGCCCATCAAGACCGAGTCGCGGATCGACGTGCCGAAAAGTGGTCAGCGGGTGCCTCAGGGACCCGTGGTGTTCGGCGGTGTCGCGTGGGCCCAGATTCGTGGCGTGCGGGCCGTGGAGGTCCGCATCAACGACGGCGCATGGCAGCCCGCGCACCAAGGCGCGAGCTATTCCAACGCGACGTGGCGGTTGTGGAGCTTTCCCTGGCAGGCGAAAAACCCTGGGAAACACACCATCACCGTGCGCGCCACCGACAACACCGGAGCTGTCCAAACCGCGGATCAGGCCGATCCCGTGCCGGACGGCGCCACCGGGTGGCACACGGTGGCCTTCACCGTGGTCTAGCCGACAGTTTCCGCCAACTGAACACCGCGATGACAATGCCGATCAGCGCGGTGATCGGACCGATGATGGACCAGGTCGCGGTG
The nucleotide sequence above comes from Mycobacterium pseudokansasii. Encoded proteins:
- a CDS encoding 2OG-Fe(II) oxygenase, producing MSSTPWHTRADSGDWDAIATQINAHGGALLPRLLTATEAARLRRLYTQDDLFRKTVDMERHRYGTGEYRYFRRPYPEPLEQLKHALYPRLLTIARDWWAKLGRDSPWPDTLDEWLQMCHAAGQTKPTALLLRYRTGDWNALHRDLYGDLVFPLQVVINLSDPATDYAGGEFLLVEQRLRAQSRGTATQLPQGYGYAFTTRDRPVPSARGWSAAPVRHGISVVHSGERYALGLIFHDAA
- a CDS encoding VOC family protein; the protein is MTYDLAAHNNLHSGHGARAEEHPGRSRNPVIKVHDIAWLEFEKPDLDRAGAFAQAFGFAVSARTPDELQLRGADAGSPCILIRRGHRSRLVGAAFTTQDKDDLLRLSDATGRNLQRLPQALGGISVNLTDPGGLTVRVVAGTHQLEPLPSQPPHTFNAGHEVQRINATQRPPRRPATVQRLGHLVLQTTTYLQTLNWYLDTLGMIVSDFLYYPGQRERGPTMSFIRCDRGLAPTDHHTLALALGPANRYVHSAYQVCDLDSLAAGGQYLSDCGYRRSWGIGRHIQGSQLFDYWRDPDGLLVEHFTDGDMFDCTLEPGWAPFAASGLAQWGPRATKDFLGADLKSLPREALSMLRGLRADNEFDSRRLMGLIKAANS
- a CDS encoding fumarylacetoacetate hydrolase family protein; translated protein: MSVTILRTADAWWVQTADGARKVDTAAVSTGELLADRAAIDAAATGGEVIPMDGLRLMSPVTTPCRVVAQMTNFASHVKDSGMDPNSTPLTFFRKASGSISGPFDDIVKPGHVRFLDYEVEIGLVIGRELPVGATVTAANWTDYVAGLVVTNDVSARDIQLPKTQFYEAKSYPTFTPVGPALVLLDAGELGRLGELRLRLRVNGELRQDMRVAGDMIYSPLQALQGLARFQHLQPGDLVLTGTPVGTALSAPAKPVQIVSSLLPPAVKWKAFFKSQLRNAKYLHDGDVVEATVGTDDGAIDLGAQRTVVRYK
- a CDS encoding bifunctional 3-(3-hydroxy-phenyl)propionate/3-hydroxycinnamic acid hydroxylase, encoding MTPPGSVPVVIVGAGPTGVTAATLLAQYGMPSLLLDRWESVYPQPRAVHLDDEIRRIITWLGIGDEFAAISRPALGLRLVDPDLRTLAQFHRDPAHSAHGCAQANMFDQPELEELLRANLKKHSRVAFRGNAEVTEVSQREPGRVRLRYTDRVSGEQHVVDTGYVLGCDGANSVVRSSIGGVLRSLRFEQRWLVVDVATDSAIDRWDGVYQVCDPYRAATYMRIGESRYRWEFQLRDNETAAGFATMTSLYPLLAPWVNGVPADELSVVRVAEYTFRAAVADTWRQGNVFLLGDAAHLTPPFIGQGMGAGIRDAANLAWKLAGVLTGNLPATVLDTYEQERKPHARAMIGLALTVGWSMTAGGRFGNAVRGAVVPRLHFVPGMRSRLTNSRTPALHRSALVHKTFGGWRRAGALCPNAILPTGERLDAVLGRGFALITTETPNSGQREQLRRRGAVVIDAAPGSELAHWLQRGAVTAAVIRPDRTVLRAGRRLAGLCAAVPRFVLPGNGDSAEYERR
- a CDS encoding MFS transporter, with translation MRNDPRGVVLACCGALVVVMSAVAGVNVALPDIALDQGASATDLTWIADAYTVALAALVLPAGAIGDDFGRRRTLIGGTVLFGLANVLAAAAGSPHTIIIARVIMGIGAALIMPSTLSTITAVVHPDHKGRAVGIWAGFASAGSIMGLLISGLLLEHYSWRSTFIGTAAMAAVSLLVTVALVPSTKSAEEPAPDFPGAGLSAIGIGALVYGIIEGADHGWTHSTVVVAFVAAVSAMTLFVVHELRVARPMLDPRLFADGGFSSGTAALIIQFLGTFGFFYVGLQYLQLMLGYGPLKSSLAMLPMAAVVLPVSAIAPKLGERLGNRLVIAAGLACMVAGFALLARLGTASTYTDLLIGMLVFSGGLALSATPATNTIVDSLPPDKQGVASAMNDVTRELGAALGIALLGSLFSAGYRNHLRLPAAVPTQAAGTIRESPAAGMHVAADPQLGTLGPSVNDAVRDAFVTGLSHAFTAGAVITGLTLVLLLVFPLPRRGRHRKARRLPAPPSPSWWLPLVRGQLPSLAKSAKSTAPARQHN
- a CDS encoding alpha/beta fold hydrolase, which gives rise to MTAPVDLSYTEPPQRVMENLDGGLAHAARSAEEIVAGLPDTSARAHRDGDVEHLGAVTAAHRFVDAPGDSETVRWHFVECGARSDPTVVFLHGLPDSWWQWHYALEGLARRYHCLAVDLKGYGQSDKRSGDYRQAGVAAQLGALLDELGIGEFILITHDRGSPVGDHLVAAMGARVRGYGRGQQHLWHLHPRLHPQEQLMQSAEAPAMLREARRFVTTVYTWLTERPVAREDLIRTIEEFSHPGIATAVPRYFHSSSFRQEWVDRRTRLIRAWAAPVLLLQGAHDPLQPREFYGEPELLAMLPPGSDVHLFDTGHFWPFEAPRATVGVLTEFCDRVARR
- a CDS encoding TetR/AcrR family transcriptional regulator — its product is MDDSDRPANRQERRKQRTRAALIKAAQRFIAAGKVNVPVQDISHAADVGVGSFYNHFDSKEELFQAAVNEVLDAHGALLDAITDASEDPAETFARSFRLTGRMFRRRPEESGVVLSHGLELITSDRGLAPRSKRDIAAAAAAGRFDVEDPELAMAVAAGALLGLGQLLCDQPERDAAQATDEVAENLLRLFGMPADEAHRLCLRPLPFLDDGASPVV